The Pseudorasbora parva isolate DD20220531a chromosome 16, ASM2467924v1, whole genome shotgun sequence genome includes a region encoding these proteins:
- the ssr3 gene encoding translocon-associated protein subunit gamma encodes MAPKSANKQQSEEDLLLQDFSRNLSAKSTALFYGNALIVSAIPIWLFWRIWHMDLVQSAVLYAVMTLVSTYLVAFAYKNVKFVLKHKVAQKREDAVSKEVTRKLSEADNRKMSRKEKDERILWKKNEVADYEATTFSIFYNNTLFLLLVIVASFFLLKNFNPTVNYILSISASSGLIALLSTGSK; translated from the exons ATGGCACCAAAAAGCGCCAACAAACAGCAGTCAGAGGAGGATCTGCTCCTGCAGGACTTCAGCAGGAACCTGTCGGCCAAATCCACCGCGCTATTCTACGGCAATGCGCTGATCGTGTCCGCCATCCCCATCT GGCTGTTCTGGAGGATCTGGCACATGGATCTGGTCCAGTCTGCAGTGCTGTATGCGGTCATGACTCTGGTCAGCACGTACCTGGTTGCCTTCGCTTACAAGAATGTCAAATTTGTCCTCAAGCACAA GGTTGCTCAGAAGCGTGAAGACGCCGTGTCCAAGGAAGTGACTCGCAAGCTCTCTGAGGCCGACAACCGCAAAATGTCCCGAAAAGAGAAGGACGAGAG GATCCTTTGGAAGAAGAACGAGGTCGCCGATTACGAGGCCACAACTTTCTCCATCTTCTACAACAACACACTCTTCCTCTTGCTCGTCATCGTCGCCTCTTTCTTCCTGCTGAAGAACTTCAATCCGACAGT GAACTACATTCTGTCCATCAGTGCCTCTTCAGGTCTGATCGCCCTGCTGTCCACCGGCTCCAAATAA